CTCACTCTTGTGTAATTGCCTTTATTCTGAGGAAGTGTTGCACAGAACTCGCGTACGTGATTGGATAGCTTGACCACAGGCGTGAGGTGATATCATCCAGAGATTCTCTGCACCACTAGTACAAAAAATAgtttgaaaaataaataaataaatcaggtTTTGTAATGTGAAACATAGCTTTTAGTTACTTTTGTTTGATTGGTGACTAGGATTTGAACAACTGTTCCATCTTAAAATCTCTATTTTCAGACTTTCCGACCACTGGAAGTGATACACTGAAGAGCCCAGTGGTGAGAGCAGAGAAGCCAATCGCTCATTTAACTGCCCTCGCAGGTCAGTATTAAATGGCATTTAATTTTAGTTAATGCATTTTTATTGATGGGGCCTTGGACTTGCCACCATCGTGCCAGTTGGTGGGTGACAGTGACGTGGGTGACGTCCTGATGAACTTTGGTCAACAGTTACATCAAAAAGAATACAGATATGAAAAATGAAAGTTGAATTTATATTCCGATTCATTCTGAGAAAGACTGCAGGTTTTCTTAGTATCCTGTTCTTTAATACATAGATGATATAAATGTAAAAAAGGTTGTTTGATTTTGACAGTTAGAACAGTTTACCAGTTAGTCCTGGTAAGTGAGACTAGGTCACCTCATGGCAAAAGAACCATAGATAATGTAAGAAAAACCATTTTTACACGGCGAgtagttgggttctggaatgcactgcctgacagggtggtggaggctgagtcaatcttatctttcaaaagggaggtgGATACGTATGTGAAGGAAAAACAGTTGCTGGGTTATAGGGAacaggtgggggagtgggactagctgagagttggcacaggtttgatgggccgaatggacttccgtgctgtaaccattctgaggTTCTAAAACTAAAGGACACAAGTTTAAAAATAATAAGTGAAATTAGAAGATTTCTACCCCACCCCAACCCGCCAGAATTGGATGTATGAAACAGGACTAACTGTCAAACTTCTCTAACTGTCAAAATCAAGCAGCCTTTGTTTACCCTGCCCAGGACTGACAGAAGCATGGGGGAGTCAAACCTTGCAGCGTCTGACTTGGGTAGGAAGGCTGCCTCGAATCCAAAGACTCACTCCTACTTTGGGGCAATTCGGGATTATTTATGCAGAACGATTGTTGATCGAATAAAATGTCAGTAGTGGTGTCCATGATGGGGTGGAAGGAATGTGCTTGAATGCTTGCTCATATCCTTGTGCAACATTCTGCACTAAGCACAATCCACAGTGTGTGATTACAGCACATCTGATAGGCGTGTTTTAAGATTGCTATCAGCGTAAAAGTCAACTAATATACAGAGGCATTTTGAAACCTTGAAGCCTGTATGAAATAGATTCATTAACACACCGTCATTGTAGATAATTTCACCATTTGTTCTGACCAATCGTTCATAATCTGCCTGTGCTCAGAAGTGACCAGGGATGTGTAGCTTTGTTAGATTGCAGGCGTGTCTCCAGCACTATGGTTGACCCATTTACCGGCTGAGTCATTTCCTTTCTTTCAAGATTTTCTTACCGAGTTTTGGGTCTGAGTGTATAAATTTGATGTATACATTATTGGTCTTCTAGAAACAAGATGAAAAAAAAGTCTTATTTTTGTGTTATTTCTAACATTCTAAACTCATGTCAATCCTTTGCTTGTCTTCCTATTAGCAGATTTCCAGAATACCTCAAGCCGTCTGCTCTTTGAGCACACAAAAGGACATGCTTTCAACATGTCCGACATGAAGTATGATGCAGCTGGCTATTTGGTGATTCCCACCAATGGTGTCTACTTTATTTATGCCCAGGTCACCTTTAAATGGTCGCAAGGCTCCTTCAATCTCCCTCACCAATTCAGCGCCACCATTTTAAGGAAAAACAACCTTTACCCAAAACCAGAGAAGTTGCTGAAAAGTTGTGTCAGGCCTCCAGCCAAGGTTGATGACTTTCTGACCACTTCAACCTACCAGGCTGGAGCCTTTCAGCTTGATGCTGAAGACAAAATTTATGCTGAAGTTCCCAAAAACTTGCTTACCCATATTTCAGTAAATGAATATGAGACTTACTTTGGGGCTTTCTTGCTTGAGCCTTCTACTTTGGAATAAGCAAACTGTCAATAGCTATCCTGCTGGAAAGCATATCTACTTTATGTATCTTTTAATTGTATTCCGTCTGGTTCAACAGACTGTTTCAACTGATGTTTTGCAAGAACTTTATGCTACAATAGCACAATATTCATTTTTGAGTTACACTCCAATGAGTGATTTATCATTTCATTTTGTAAAATATAAAGTTACTTTTGTGTCTTGTACTGGTCTTAGTTCTCAAATAATAAAAAATCATTTCAATACTGTACACATGTTCACATGTTTCAAATTGTTCTATATCCGATAATAGAAAAAATAATTAGGGTCCAACAAAATAGAATGTGTCAATATATTCTCTTAAGAAATGGTgacaagaattagaagcaggagttggccattcgggccctcgagcctgctccatcactcaataagatcatggctgatcttcgacctcaactccactttcctgcactgtccccatatcccttgattcccttaatattcaaaaatctttcgatctctgtcttgaatatattcaatggcatcctccacaaccctctggggtagagaattcgaaagattcaccaccctctcagtgaagaagtttctcctcatctcagccctaaatggctgaccccttattctgagactgtgacccctggttctagactctgcagcccggggaaacatcctccctgcatctaccctgtcaagccctgtaagaatgttgtatgttttaatgaggtcacctctcattcttccaaactctagagaatataagaacataagaacatacgaacataagaattaggaacaggagtaggccatctagcccctcgagcctgctccgccattcaataagatcatggctgatctgtcgtggactcagctccacttacccgccctctccccgtaacccttaattcccttattgcttaaaaatctatctatctttgacttgaaaacattcaatgagctagcctcaactgcttccttgggcagagaattccacagattcacaaccctctgggagaagaaattctttctcaactcggttttaaattggctcccccgtattttgaggctgtgccccctagttctagtctcccccaccaatggaaacaacctctctgcctctatcttgtctatccctttcatgattttaaatgtttctataagatcacccctcatccttctgaactccaaggagtaaagacccagtctactcaatctatcatcataaggtaaccccctcatttctcgaatcagcctagtgaatcgtctctgtaccccttccaaagctagtatatccttccttaagtaaggtgaccaaaactgcatgcagtactccaggtgcggccttaccaataccctatacagttgcagcaacacctccctgtttttgtactccatccctttcacaatgaaggccaacattccattcgccttcctgattacctgtagcacctgcaaactaaccttttggcattcatgcacaaggacccccaggtccctctgcaccacagcatgttgtaatttctccccattcaaataatattcccttttactgttttttttcccaaggtggatgacctcacactttccgacattgtattccatctgccaaaccttagcccattcgcttaacctatccaaatctccttgcagcctctctgagtcgtctacacaacccgctttcccactaatcttagtgtcatctgcaaattttgttgcactacactctgtcccctcctctaggtcatctatgtatattgtaaacagttgtggtcccagcactgatccctgtggcacaccactaaccactgatttccaaccggaaaaggacccaagtctgctcaatctctcctcataggacaatcccccatcccaggaatcggccTGGTGAACAACAACACAATGTAGAAAGTCCCAGGTTTGTTCCCTGGTCTGCTCATCCTAGCCGGAGAAGCAGTGGAGCCACTGGATAAAtattgtccttgccaatatttatccctcaatcaacataccaaataaagccagattctctggtcattatcacgttgctgtttgtgggagcttgctgtgcgcaaattggctgccgcgtttcccacattacaacagtgactacactccaaaagtacttcattggctgtaaagcgctttgggacgtccggtggtcatgaaaggcgctatataaatccaagtctgtctttctttcactaCGATCAATTGAATATCCTTTGTATTCGTGAGGGGAAAAATAATGCCGCCATCCTACTTTTGATCACTATTCAGTGATCTCTGATAGACAGTCTGTAACACATCAGGTAAGGACAGGATTAGGTTTGGACGTGAAGGACTCAAACAAACAAAAATtcactgatacaaaagcaaaagattgcagatgctggaaatctgaaataaaaaggaaatgctgtaaatactcagcaggtcaggcagcatccgtggagagtgaaacagagttaatgtttcaggtcgatgacccttcgtcagaaccagaaaaagttagagatgtcgcagatttttaagcaagtcatcatcataggcagcccctcggaatcgaggaagacttgctcccactcctaaagtgagtcctttggtggctgaacagtccaatacgagagccacagaccgtgtcacaggtgggacagacattcgtcgggggaagtggggaggtgggactgatttgccgcacgctccttccgctgcctgcacctgacctcttcacgttcgcGACATTGAGATTCTAAGAGTTCAACGCcctcacgccctcccggatgtactttctccacctagggcagtctatggccaggatctcccaggtgtcagtggtgttgTCGCACTttctcacggaggctttgagggtgtccttgtaatgtttccgctgcccacctttggctcgtttgccgtgacagAGCTCCACGTAGCGCAATtggttagggagtcttgtgtctggcatgagaactatgtggcctgtcaagtgtggtcagtgcatcagtgcctgggcgaggacactgatgttggtgcgccagtcctcccaggggattttcaggatcttgcggagacatcattggtgatatatctccagcgtctTACATCGTCCATGCttttgatccatacaggagggcgggtattactacaaccctgtagaccatgagcttggtggtagatttgagggcctggtcttcaaacactcttttcttcaggcagccgaaggctgcactggcgcactggaggcgatgttgaatctccgcatcaatgtctgccattgttgataaaaggctcccgaggtatgggaagtggtccacgttgtcgagggccgcgccgtggatcttgatgactggggggcagtgctgtgcggcgaggacgggctggtggaggacctttgtcttacgaatatttagcgtaaggtccatgctttcatatgcctcggtgaatacatcgactatatcctggagttcagcctcagaaggtGCACCATCGCAGgcgcgtccgcatactgtagctcgacgacagaggttggggtgatcttggatctggcctggaggcggcgaaggttaagcagcttcccactggttctgtagtttagtttcactccggtggggagtttgttgattgtgaggtagagcatggcagcgaggaagattgagaagattggaatgatgacgcagccctgtttgaccccggtccggatgtggattgggtctgtaatgtaaccgctggtaaggatcacggcctgcatgtcgtcatggagcaggcaaaggatgttgacaaacttttgggggcatccaaaacggaggaggacgctccatagaccctcatggttgagagtgtcaaaggcctttgtaagatcaaaaaaggccatgtataaggactggcgctgctccctgcatttttcctgcagctgtcccgctgcaaagatcatgtcctttgtgccccgtaggggatgaaatctgcactgtgattcctcggccacagggagaagacgatggaggagaactctagcgacaaccttcccagtggctgatagcagggagattcccctgtagttgccgcagtcggacttgtccccctttttaaagatggtcacgatcattgcatctctgagatctcccggcatgctctcctccctccaaatgagagagatgaggtcatatatccgcaccaacagcacctctccaccatacttaAGCGCCTCCGCAgaaattccatccacacccgtagccttttattcttgagctgttttatggctttgcctacctcatgcaacgttggggtttcactgaggtggtggcgggtcgcatgctgcgagatggagtcgagaacactcgagtcaaaggcaaagtctcgattgaggagatcttcaaagtgttccttccagcgggccctgattgactctgtgtccttgataagtgtttccccgttcttgaccaggagtggggtggggccttgggaggttgGACCGTAGGTAGCCTTAACTGCGATGAAGAATTCTCATACATCAAGGCTGTCAgccaggtgttgtatctcctgtgctttctccatccaccatctgttcttcaggtcccgggttttttgttggacctcagccttgagccatctgtaatgttgttttgcagctcccgagttgggctattGCTtggggctcagaaatgctctgcgcttacgatctattagttcttgaatctcctgatcattttcatcaaaccaatcctggtgttttctggttgagtaacgaagtgtctcttcacaggcactggttatagaggcctggagggcagaccaagcactgtgagcattcagcatctcagggtcatcaaggcacgccaggttagatgTGAGGTGCTAGCTGTAtacggctctcttagctgggtctttaagtgccccggcattgacttttttgtggcaggatggaagatagatggaagattgaagagattaagagacaaaagggatgatggtgcaaggcaaaaggagatggtaatggggcaagttaagaaacaaaagatgag
This DNA window, taken from Pristiophorus japonicus isolate sPriJap1 chromosome 20, sPriJap1.hap1, whole genome shotgun sequence, encodes the following:
- the LOC139232735 gene encoding tumor necrosis factor ligand superfamily member 15-like, whose amino-acid sequence is MAIRSQSRYFGSLLGGGFSVDFCPTVTHGHFDSGLASKLAFAGLWLAIASMCGFIFFYIDVLKEDINNQVLTKMKNITFSNFPTTGSDTLKSPVVRAEKPIAHLTALAADFQNTSSRLLFEHTKGHAFNMSDMKYDAAGYLVIPTNGVYFIYAQVTFKWSQGSFNLPHQFSATILRKNNLYPKPEKLLKSCVRPPAKVDDFLTTSTYQAGAFQLDAEDKIYAEVPKNLLTHISVNEYETYFGAFLLEPSTLE